A single genomic interval of Gossypium raimondii isolate GPD5lz chromosome 11, ASM2569854v1, whole genome shotgun sequence harbors:
- the LOC105804239 gene encoding probable trehalose-phosphate phosphatase J isoform X2, translated as MVTVSAQKPPAPHGYISISTKRLLHNLEINAGARASVWVDSMRASSPTHKKSTPDDQGSWNLHHPSALEMFEQIIDASKGKQIVMFLDYDGTLSPIVEDPDRAFMSNKMRRTVRKLAKCFPTAIVSGRCRDKVYKFVKLAELYYAGSHGMDIKGPKKRSKTDKVTEHVLFQPANEFLPMIDEVYKQLVETTKSTPGAKVENNKFCLSVHFRCVDEKKWSELAQQVKSVLKKYPKLRLTQGRKVLEIRPTIKWDKGKALEFLLESLGFANCTDVFPVYIGDDRTDEDAFKILRDRGQGFGILVSKYPKDTNASYSLQEPDEVMDFLQRLVEWKQLSMGA; from the exons ATGG TGACAGTATCAGCACAAAAGCCGCCAGCACCTCATGGTTATATCTCCATTTCAACAAAGAGGTTGCTGCACAACCTTGAAATCAATGCTGGGGCAAGAGCTAGTGTATGGGTTGATTCCATGAGAGCTTCTTCACCAACTCATAAAAAATCCACACCTGATGATCAAGGTTCCTGGAAT CTACACCATCCATCTGCCCTGGAGATGTTTGAGCAGATAATAGATGCATCGAAAGGGAAACAAATAGTAATGTTTCTGGACTACGATGGCACACTTTCACCAATTGTTGAGGATCCAGATCGAGCTTTCATGTCCAACAAG ATGAGAAGGACAGTGAGAAAGCTAGCAAAGTGTTTTCCTACTGCCATAGTGAGTGGCAGATGCAGAGACAAG GTgtataaatttgtgaaattagCTGAACTGTACTACGCTGGAAGTCATGGCATGGACATTAAAGGGCCAAAGAAACGTTCCAAAACTGACAAAGTGACAGAACATGTTCTTTTCCAACCAGCAAATGAATTTCTTCCCATGATCGACGAGGTTTACAAACAATTGGTTGAGACCACCAAATCAACTCCAGGAGCTAAGGTGGAGAACAACAAGTTCTGTCTCTCTGTACACTTCCGTTGTGTTGATGAAaag AAATGGAGTGAACTGGCACAACAGGTTAAGTCAGTTTTAAAGAAGTACCCCAAGCTACGACTAACTCAAGGTAGAAAGGTTCTTGAAATCCGTCCTACAATTAAATGGGACAAAGGGAAAGCCcttgaatttttattagaaTCTCTTG GATTCGCTAACTGTACTGATGTTTTCCCTGTCTATATCGGAGATGATCGCACAGATGAAGATGCATTTAAG ATATTGAGAGACAGAGGACAAGGTTTCGGAATTCTTGTCTCAAAGTACCCCAAAGACACCAATGCATCATATTCTTTACAAGAACCAGATGAG GTTATGGATTTTTTACAGCGTCTGGTTGAATGGAAACAATTATCTATGGGAGCTTAa
- the LOC105804239 gene encoding probable trehalose-phosphate phosphatase J isoform X1 has protein sequence MVSFLEERAKNMGGGGQNIMTDAKSVLNMSITVTVSAQKPPAPHGYISISTKRLLHNLEINAGARASVWVDSMRASSPTHKKSTPDDQGSWNLHHPSALEMFEQIIDASKGKQIVMFLDYDGTLSPIVEDPDRAFMSNKMRRTVRKLAKCFPTAIVSGRCRDKVYKFVKLAELYYAGSHGMDIKGPKKRSKTDKVTEHVLFQPANEFLPMIDEVYKQLVETTKSTPGAKVENNKFCLSVHFRCVDEKKWSELAQQVKSVLKKYPKLRLTQGRKVLEIRPTIKWDKGKALEFLLESLGFANCTDVFPVYIGDDRTDEDAFKILRDRGQGFGILVSKYPKDTNASYSLQEPDEVMDFLQRLVEWKQLSMGA, from the exons ATGG TGAGTTTCTTAGAAGAGAGAGCGAAGAATATGGGTGGTGGTGGTCAAAATATAATGACTGATGCAAAATCTGTCCTCAACATGTCAATCACAGTGACAGTATCAGCACAAAAGCCGCCAGCACCTCATGGTTATATCTCCATTTCAACAAAGAGGTTGCTGCACAACCTTGAAATCAATGCTGGGGCAAGAGCTAGTGTATGGGTTGATTCCATGAGAGCTTCTTCACCAACTCATAAAAAATCCACACCTGATGATCAAGGTTCCTGGAAT CTACACCATCCATCTGCCCTGGAGATGTTTGAGCAGATAATAGATGCATCGAAAGGGAAACAAATAGTAATGTTTCTGGACTACGATGGCACACTTTCACCAATTGTTGAGGATCCAGATCGAGCTTTCATGTCCAACAAG ATGAGAAGGACAGTGAGAAAGCTAGCAAAGTGTTTTCCTACTGCCATAGTGAGTGGCAGATGCAGAGACAAG GTgtataaatttgtgaaattagCTGAACTGTACTACGCTGGAAGTCATGGCATGGACATTAAAGGGCCAAAGAAACGTTCCAAAACTGACAAAGTGACAGAACATGTTCTTTTCCAACCAGCAAATGAATTTCTTCCCATGATCGACGAGGTTTACAAACAATTGGTTGAGACCACCAAATCAACTCCAGGAGCTAAGGTGGAGAACAACAAGTTCTGTCTCTCTGTACACTTCCGTTGTGTTGATGAAaag AAATGGAGTGAACTGGCACAACAGGTTAAGTCAGTTTTAAAGAAGTACCCCAAGCTACGACTAACTCAAGGTAGAAAGGTTCTTGAAATCCGTCCTACAATTAAATGGGACAAAGGGAAAGCCcttgaatttttattagaaTCTCTTG GATTCGCTAACTGTACTGATGTTTTCCCTGTCTATATCGGAGATGATCGCACAGATGAAGATGCATTTAAG ATATTGAGAGACAGAGGACAAGGTTTCGGAATTCTTGTCTCAAAGTACCCCAAAGACACCAATGCATCATATTCTTTACAAGAACCAGATGAG GTTATGGATTTTTTACAGCGTCTGGTTGAATGGAAACAATTATCTATGGGAGCTTAa